Proteins co-encoded in one Bacillus infantis NRRL B-14911 genomic window:
- a CDS encoding serine hydrolase domain-containing protein, with protein MKNKSVKVTLAAILSLSAVAPAVMASDSPEAKEKAGDPEMSSSKFMPPVPFPWDHPGKSSPVLHPGSARGAGMVEGPLNEIDGIMEEMIDSRVMPGAVALVARRGHIVKHEAYGMAYQYKDDGLTEADQPISMAKDTIFDLASISKIFTTTAAMQLYEKGLFNLDDPVADYLPEFAAGGKEEVTIRQLMTHTSGFTAWIPLYSQGNSREDRISIALQYPLANEPGSTYTYSDLNMIALGALIEKLSGKRLDEYVRDHITKPLGMKDTMYNPPESLKDRIAATEYQPALGRGLVWGEVHDENAWSLDGVAGHAGVFSTAGDLAKFAHMYVNEGTYGGKRILKKETVRTLTENQIPQFPGDDHGLGWELNQGWLGDALTDKDSLSHTGYTGTSVVISQKNDTIAILLTNRVHPTRNTVSTNGARRAFARQVADSIPVSIPGKQPAWFSGYGDNTEKSLTAEVDLHSQAVLSFETWHRIEENSDYGYLEISADGTNWTEVKSFTGNSESWSTVKAELPADTKLIRFRYKTDATVNGRGWYLDNIKISPEKGKDIKPEFASEEWQKRSY; from the coding sequence ATGAAGAATAAGTCTGTGAAAGTGACATTGGCTGCCATCCTGAGCCTAAGCGCTGTGGCTCCTGCAGTTATGGCAAGCGACAGTCCTGAAGCAAAAGAAAAAGCGGGGGATCCGGAAATGAGTTCTTCAAAGTTTATGCCTCCTGTTCCATTTCCATGGGATCATCCGGGAAAATCATCGCCGGTGCTTCATCCGGGATCTGCCAGGGGTGCAGGCATGGTTGAAGGCCCGCTCAATGAAATCGATGGAATCATGGAGGAGATGATTGATTCCAGGGTGATGCCAGGTGCAGTGGCGCTTGTGGCCCGGCGCGGCCATATCGTCAAGCATGAAGCCTATGGCATGGCTTATCAGTACAAAGATGACGGATTGACAGAAGCCGATCAGCCTATCTCCATGGCGAAGGACACCATCTTTGACCTTGCTTCCATCAGCAAAATCTTTACAACAACAGCCGCGATGCAGCTTTATGAAAAAGGCCTCTTCAATCTTGATGATCCGGTGGCTGATTATCTGCCTGAGTTTGCAGCCGGCGGCAAGGAAGAGGTGACCATCAGGCAGCTGATGACCCATACTTCTGGATTCACGGCTTGGATTCCTCTCTATTCACAAGGGAACAGCCGCGAAGACCGTATCTCAATCGCTCTGCAATATCCGCTTGCCAATGAACCGGGGAGCACTTATACATACAGCGACCTCAACATGATTGCCCTCGGAGCCCTTATTGAAAAATTGTCAGGCAAGCGCCTGGATGAATATGTGAGAGACCATATTACCAAGCCTCTTGGCATGAAGGATACCATGTATAACCCTCCCGAAAGTCTGAAGGACAGGATAGCAGCCACTGAATATCAGCCTGCCCTTGGGCGCGGCCTTGTCTGGGGAGAGGTTCATGATGAAAATGCCTGGTCGCTTGATGGCGTCGCCGGTCATGCCGGTGTCTTTTCCACAGCTGGAGACCTGGCGAAGTTTGCACATATGTATGTAAATGAAGGTACCTATGGCGGAAAGCGCATCCTGAAAAAAGAAACAGTCAGGACTCTTACGGAAAATCAGATCCCGCAGTTTCCAGGCGATGACCACGGACTAGGCTGGGAGCTGAACCAGGGCTGGCTCGGCGATGCGCTGACAGATAAAGATTCACTCAGCCACACAGGCTACACAGGCACTTCAGTTGTCATCTCCCAGAAAAATGACACCATTGCCATCCTGCTGACCAACCGGGTCCATCCGACAAGGAACACCGTTTCAACGAATGGAGCAAGAAGGGCATTTGCAAGACAGGTGGCAGACAGCATTCCGGTCAGCATCCCTGGCAAGCAGCCGGCCTGGTTCTCGGGCTATGGCGATAATACAGAAAAAAGCCTGACAGCTGAAGTCGATCTGCATTCACAGGCGGTTCTCTCTTTTGAAACCTGGCACCGGATTGAGGAAAACAGCGATTATGGCTATCTGGAAATCTCAGCAGACGGCACAAATTGGACTGAAGTCAAATCTTTTACCGGAAACAGCGAAAGCTGGAGCACGGTTAAAGCTGAGCTTCCTGCAGATACTAAGCTCATTCGCTTCCGCTATAAAACCGATGCAACCGTCAACGGCAGAGGCTGGTACCTGGATAATATAAAAATCTCTCCTGAGAAAGGTAAAGACATAAAGCCTGAGTTTGCGAGTGAAGAATGGCAAAAACGCAGCTATTAA
- a CDS encoding 5-bromo-4-chloroindolyl phosphate hydrolysis family protein, with translation MNRIVSFLIGTVLAVPFAGSVWTVSYFGFDQTFFLSGLIAGGAAALVYLAAFQIGRVRFLRKHGLSRREYKYIKTNLAEGKKKISRLHKSLFAIRHLPSLKQRIELMRITRKIYRLTKKEPKRFYQAERFYFSHLDSLVEMTEKYVFLSTQPKKNLEIDQSLLETRRTINELSQTVEKDLYEVISDDIDNLNFEIDVAKNSIKTWKENRLPEESRRLK, from the coding sequence ATGAACCGGATTGTTTCGTTTCTTATAGGCACAGTACTGGCTGTCCCGTTCGCCGGGTCGGTCTGGACGGTCAGTTATTTCGGATTTGACCAGACGTTTTTCTTATCCGGACTGATAGCAGGCGGAGCGGCTGCGTTAGTGTATCTGGCTGCATTCCAGATCGGGCGTGTCCGTTTCCTCAGGAAGCACGGGCTTTCGCGGAGGGAATACAAGTACATCAAGACAAACCTTGCAGAAGGGAAAAAGAAAATTTCCCGCCTGCACAAGTCATTATTTGCGATCCGCCATCTTCCTTCTTTGAAGCAGCGGATTGAACTGATGAGGATCACACGGAAGATTTACAGGCTGACGAAGAAAGAGCCGAAGCGTTTTTACCAGGCGGAGCGGTTTTATTTTTCCCATCTTGATTCTCTGGTGGAAATGACGGAGAAATATGTTTTCCTCTCCACCCAGCCGAAGAAGAACCTTGAAATCGACCAGTCGCTGCTGGAAACCCGAAGGACCATCAATGAACTCTCCCAGACGGTTGAGAAGGATTTGTACGAAGTGATTTCCGATGATATTGATAATCTTAATTTTGAAATAGACGTGGCAAAAAACTCGATTAAAACGTGGAAGGAAAACCGATTACCTGAAGAAAGCAGGAGGCTGAAATGA
- a CDS encoding toxic anion resistance protein translates to MSEQNPSLTKKTSSLMDDILADPFGDMNGGPVLELAKEEKPVKLIDVIPEENRARAYQIAEQIDPRNHQAMIAYGTQAQTKLLTFSHSMLEHVQKKDIGEVGDIINDLMKRLNDMNPDELKQGKQSLFSRMFGKISDSVQEILSKYQKTGAQIDRISVKLDRSKNVLLSDIHMLEKLYDTNKEYFHALNVYIAAGEIKLEELHEQTIPQMRKEAESSGDQMKFQEVNDMLQFADRLDKRLYDLKLSREITIQSAPQIRLIQNTNQALVEKIQASINTAIPLWKNQVAIALTLIRQRHAVEAQKQVSKTTNELLLKNAEMLKTNTIETAKENERGLVDIETLKKTQENLISTLEETLRIQEEGRNKRRQAESDLASMENELRQKLLEIKG, encoded by the coding sequence ATGAGCGAACAAAACCCATCATTAACGAAAAAGACGAGCAGTCTTATGGATGATATCCTTGCCGACCCGTTCGGCGACATGAATGGCGGACCTGTCCTGGAGCTAGCGAAAGAAGAGAAACCGGTGAAGCTCATAGACGTGATCCCGGAGGAAAACCGCGCCCGGGCTTATCAGATTGCCGAGCAGATCGACCCGCGCAACCACCAGGCCATGATTGCTTATGGGACTCAGGCTCAGACGAAGCTGCTCACCTTCTCGCACAGCATGCTCGAGCATGTCCAGAAAAAGGATATCGGAGAGGTCGGTGATATCATCAATGACCTGATGAAGCGCCTCAATGATATGAATCCGGATGAACTGAAGCAGGGCAAGCAGTCGCTGTTTTCCCGCATGTTCGGAAAAATCTCCGATTCTGTCCAGGAGATCCTCTCCAAATATCAAAAAACAGGAGCGCAGATTGACCGGATCAGCGTAAAGCTGGACCGCAGCAAAAATGTCCTTTTATCCGATATCCATATGCTGGAGAAGTTATATGACACGAACAAGGAATATTTCCACGCTCTCAATGTCTATATTGCAGCGGGCGAAATCAAGCTCGAGGAGCTTCATGAGCAGACAATCCCGCAGATGAGGAAGGAAGCGGAATCATCAGGCGACCAGATGAAATTCCAGGAAGTCAACGATATGCTTCAGTTTGCGGACAGGCTGGACAAGAGGCTGTACGATTTAAAGCTGAGCCGGGAAATTACGATCCAATCCGCCCCGCAGATCCGCCTGATCCAAAACACGAACCAGGCCCTTGTCGAAAAGATCCAGGCATCCATCAACACTGCCATCCCGCTGTGGAAAAACCAGGTGGCAATTGCCCTGACCCTTATCCGTCAGCGCCATGCCGTTGAAGCGCAGAAGCAGGTTTCAAAAACAACCAATGAGCTGCTCTTGAAAAACGCGGAAATGCTGAAAACCAATACCATTGAAACCGCCAAGGAAAATGAGCGCGGCCTAGTGGACATTGAGACGCTTAAGAAAACCCAGGAAAATCTCATTTCCACTCTGGAAGAAACACTCCGGATCCAGGAGGAGGGCCGCAATAAGCGGCGCCAGGCAGAAAGTGACCTGGCTTCTATGGAAAATGAACTGCGCCAGAAACTGCTTGAAATCAAAGGATAA